One genomic segment of Erythrolamprus reginae isolate rEryReg1 chromosome 2, rEryReg1.hap1, whole genome shotgun sequence includes these proteins:
- the LOC139159685 gene encoding major histocompatibility complex class I-related gene protein-like, which produces MEPLVRWMEEAEKEAFLSPEWVFRADQKFPKRNQQVKGSLLHSLCYTYLLLYEPSQGLPQFSISGYLDDQPIARFDSLIRKMEPLVPRMAENERFLTPEWIFRAALEKLSKGDYRAEELHTWQAVLGCEIMEDGSKGGFFCYGYDGRDFISFNKETFTWVAAQPQAQKVKDEWEDDPKWSQGNKAFLEETCIEWLQRYLSYKNKTQQRIAPPLGEVTHKVVNDSLGTLICQAFGFYPKGILATWTRDGEVCKEEALQRNVAPNSDGTYYVQLSIEIDPKERHHFQCHLEHEGLQRPLVLALRGETATIWHILLGIAATVILGLGILFLICK; this is translated from the exons ATGGAGCCTTTGGTGCGTTGGATGGAGGAAGCAGAGAAGGAGGCCTTTCTTTCCCCTGAGTGGGTCTTCAGGGCtgaccagaaatttccaaaacgGAACCAGCAGGTTAAAG GCTCCCTCTTACACTCCCTATGTTATACCTACCTGCTTCTGTACGAGCCCAGCCAGGGGCTGCCTCAGTTCTCCATTAGCGGCTATTTGGATGACCAGCCCATCGCTCGCTTTGACAGCCTCATCAGGAAGATGGAGCCTCTGGTGCCCAGGATGGCTGAGAATGAGAGATTTCTGACCCCTGAATGGATCTTCAGAGCTGCCCTGGAGAAGTTATCAAAAGGAGACTACCGGGCTGAAG AGCTTCACACCTGGCAGGCAGTTTTGGGCTGTGAGATCATGGAAGATGGGAGCAAAGGAGGGTTTTTCTGCTATGGCTACGATGGGAGGGACTTCATCAGCTTCAACAAGGAGACCTTCACCTGGGTGGCAGCTCAGCCCCAGGCCCAGAAGGTCAAAGACGAATGGGAGGATGATCCAAAGTGGTCTCAGGGAAACAAAGCCTTCCTGGAGGAGACCTGCATTGAGTGGCTGCAGAGATacctctcctacaaaaacaagACTCAGCAGAGAATTG CGCCCCCATTGGGGGAGGTGACCCACAAGGTGGTGAATGACAGCCTGGGGACCCTCATCTGCCAGGCCTTTGGCTTCTACCCCAAAGGGATTCTGGCCACCTGGACCAGAGATGGAGAAGTCTGCAAGGAGGAGGCCCTCCAAAGGAACGTGGCTCCCAACTCAGATGGGACTTATTATGTCCAACTCAGCATAGAGATCGACCCCAAGGAGAGGCACCATTTTCAGTGTCACCTGGAGCACGAAGGTTTGCAGAGGCCCCTGGTCTTGGCTCTCAGGGGGGAAACAG CTACAATATGGCATATTCTTTTGGGAATTGCGGCCACCGTGATCTTGGGACTTGGAATTCTCTTCCTGATTTGTAAGTGA